A region of Vibrio tubiashii ATCC 19109 DNA encodes the following proteins:
- the dpaL gene encoding diaminopropionate ammonia-lyase, translating to MLNLSKNSFFSGKKSELFSVEQAKQARAFHSQIDGYQPTPLVSLPALANRLGVKAILVKDESKRFGLNAFKVLGGSYALGRQLAKHLNVDIAEIDLKTVSSKLESPLTFATATAGNHGTGVAWAAREMGQQAVVYMPKGSPQASVDRIRGLGAECIVTEVNYDDTVRLANDTALANGWMLVQDTAWDGYEEIPTWISQGYMTMADEAVEQLKQLDFDAPSHVILQAGVGAMAGGVLGYLADRLGPTKFDTIIAEPKAADCIYRSGTSEAGNMVNVTGDLSSIMAGLACGEPNPVTWPILRDCSRYFIAVEDNVSATGMRMYGNPLAGDQAITSGESGAITLGALNEIVNHNGNVGLNKESVVLLFSTEGDTNPERYRHIVWEGAFSV from the coding sequence ATGCTAAATCTATCTAAAAACTCATTCTTTTCCGGGAAAAAAAGCGAACTCTTTAGTGTTGAGCAAGCCAAGCAAGCCCGTGCCTTTCATTCTCAGATCGACGGCTACCAGCCAACACCACTCGTTTCATTGCCTGCATTAGCAAACCGGCTTGGTGTAAAAGCCATTTTGGTAAAAGACGAATCGAAGCGCTTTGGGCTTAACGCCTTTAAAGTGCTTGGCGGCTCATACGCTCTAGGTCGTCAGTTAGCAAAACACCTTAATGTCGATATCGCAGAGATCGACCTCAAAACCGTTTCATCAAAACTGGAATCACCACTGACCTTTGCAACCGCGACAGCGGGCAACCATGGTACTGGCGTCGCGTGGGCAGCTCGTGAAATGGGGCAACAGGCGGTTGTTTATATGCCAAAAGGCTCGCCACAAGCCAGTGTCGATCGCATTCGTGGCTTGGGTGCAGAATGTATCGTGACCGAAGTGAACTACGACGATACCGTGCGACTGGCAAATGATACCGCTTTAGCCAACGGTTGGATGCTAGTTCAGGACACCGCTTGGGACGGTTATGAAGAGATCCCAACATGGATTTCGCAAGGCTATATGACGATGGCCGACGAAGCGGTAGAACAACTAAAGCAACTTGATTTTGACGCACCTAGCCATGTCATTCTCCAAGCTGGTGTTGGTGCGATGGCCGGTGGCGTATTAGGTTACTTAGCCGATAGACTGGGTCCAACTAAGTTTGACACTATCATCGCAGAGCCAAAAGCCGCTGATTGTATCTATCGTTCTGGTACCAGCGAAGCTGGAAATATGGTTAATGTGACGGGCGACCTTAGTTCTATCATGGCAGGTCTAGCTTGTGGTGAACCGAACCCTGTTACATGGCCAATTTTAAGAGATTGCAGCCGCTACTTTATCGCCGTAGAGGACAATGTCTCTGCAACAGGTATGCGAATGTATGGTAACCCGCTCGCTGGCGATCAAGCGATCACCAGCGGTGAATCAGGTGCGATTACTCTTGGAGCCTTAAACGAAATCGTGAATCACAATGGTAATGTAGGTCTCAATAAAGAGTCTGTTGTACTGCTATTCAGCACTGAAGGTGATACCAATCCTGAACGTTATCGCCACATCGTGTGGGAAGGCGCATTTTCGGTATAA
- a CDS encoding RidA family protein, whose product MKTKVHTDNAPAAIGPYVQGTVFQDLVFTSGQLPLDPKTMAFVEGGITEQSRMSLANLKAVLEEAGASMETVVKTTCFLSDMEDFAAFNEVYTDIFGTENAPSRSCVEAARLPKDALVEVEAIAYVIK is encoded by the coding sequence ATGAAAACGAAAGTACATACTGACAATGCACCAGCAGCTATCGGCCCTTATGTTCAAGGCACTGTTTTCCAAGATTTAGTATTTACATCTGGTCAACTTCCGTTAGACCCTAAGACGATGGCTTTTGTAGAAGGCGGCATTACTGAGCAATCTCGTATGTCACTTGCAAACCTAAAAGCAGTGCTGGAAGAAGCTGGCGCCTCCATGGAAACTGTGGTTAAAACAACCTGCTTCCTATCTGACATGGAAGACTTTGCTGCATTCAACGAAGTGTACACGGACATATTTGGTACTGAAAACGCACCTTCACGCTCGTGCGTAGAGGCGGCAAGATTGCCAAAAGACGCGCTTGTAGAAGTAGAAGCGATCGCTTACGTAATCAAATAA